One part of the Lentisphaera araneosa HTCC2155 genome encodes these proteins:
- a CDS encoding acyl carrier protein has product MSSTADKVIEVICEKLSVTADQCLPEAKFIDDLGADSLDTVELVMELEEQFNVTIPDEVSENILTVGDAIKFVEENA; this is encoded by the coding sequence ATGTCTTCAACAGCCGATAAAGTTATCGAAGTAATCTGCGAAAAACTCAGCGTAACTGCTGACCAATGCCTTCCTGAGGCTAAATTCATCGACGATCTCGGTGCCGATTCACTCGACACAGTAGAACTCGTTATGGAACTCGAAGAGCAGTTCAACGTAACTATCCCAGACGAAGTAAGCGAAAACATCCTCACGGTTGGCGACGCGATTAAATTCGTTGAAGAAAACGCTTAA